The window TCCGCCAGAGCCTCCTCCAGCCTTATCTCGGCATACCTCTTGAGATCCCTCCAAGGATGAATTATCTGCACACACGGCACGGCCCAGATCGATATAAAATTGAATCGCCGGCGATTGGCAGAACGGGTTCGACGACGGCGAGACGGCCGCTCTGCGAATCTCGCCTATCGTAAATCTATGTCAAGTTCGCCGATCTTATGAGTTCTGGAAGTTCTTTAAAGACGGCTTGTGTATACACACGAGGTGTTTACGGTTAAGGCGAGGGTATGGGCCGTGGGCCGGATATCCGGCGCGGTGGAGGTGGACCTCCTAGTGGATACCGGCGCCACGTACACGGTGTTGCCGGCCAGCCTGCTCGCTAGGCTCGGGTAGCTCCCCTCAAGACGGTTAGGCTCAGGCTGGCCGACGGCCGGGTCGTCGAGAGGGAGTTAGGCGAGGTGGGGATAGAGGTCGAAGGCCTTAGGGCGTCGGCCACCCCCGCGGTGCTCGGCGAGGAGGGCATATATCTGCTGAGCTCCGTCGCCATGGAGCAATTGGGCCTCGCCCCGGATCTCATCGAGAAGAGGCTTAAGCTTGTGGAGGCGCTCTTTATGTCAACGCCTTCTGTAGGTGTAGTAGGTCCTCTGGCCGAAGTCGTGGAGATCCACGCCTAGGGCCGACAGCCTCTCCCTTATCTGATCCGCCAACTGGTACTGCCTTTCCTGCCTCAGCCTGGCCCTCGCCTCCACCAGCGCCTTGACAGCCTCCTGCACCTCCTTCGGCACCTCCCTCCTCTCCAACAAGCCCAACACGTCCGCCATCTCGACGTATTTGGAGAGCACGTCGAGGACGGCCTCCCGCGAGATCTTGTCTATTTTATGTAGTACGGTGGAGATTATGTAGCGCGCCGCGTCGTACAGCCTCTGGGCGGCCTCGTTGGTCGAGAAGTCGTCGTTGAGGGCCTCGTAGAACCCCTCCACGTATTTGTAGAAGGGCTCGACGACGGGCTCCGAGCCGCCCTCGCCGGCGTCTGCCACGGCCTGCCCCAACTCGTCGTAGGCCGTGTATAGGGTCTTGACCATGTCCTCGGCCCGGTCCAAGAGCTCGAAGCTGAACTCCATGGGCTTGCGGTAGTGGCTCATGGCGTAGGCCAGCCTCAGAGCCTCGCCGCTGTACTTAGAGAGGACCTCCCTCAAGGTGATTATGTTGCCGAGCGACTTCGACATCTTCTCGCCCCTAACGGTCAGATAGCCCACGTGGATCCAGTACCGGGCGAAGTAGTCCACGCCGAACATGGCGCGGGCTATGGCTATCTCGTTCTCGTGGTGGGGGAATATGAGGTCGGCGCCGCCGCCGTGGAAGTCGAAGGGGACGCCCAGATGCTTCGTCGACATGACGACGCACTCCAAATGCCAGCCCGGCCTGCCGGGGCACCAAGGGGAGTCCCACCAGGGCTCGCCCGGCGACCAGCTCTTCCACAAGGCGAAGTCGAGAGGATTCCTCTTGCCCGGCTCCGGCTCGACTCTGGCCCCCGCAACCAGCTCCTCTATCCTCTGGCCGGAGAACTCGCCGTATCGCGGCACTTTGCCCACCTCGAAGTAGACCGAGCCGTCGGGCGCCACGTAGGCGAAGCCCTTGTCCACGAGGGCCTTTATCCATCCCAACATATCCTCCACGTTCTCCGTCACTCTGGGGTAGGCGTACGCCGGCTTGACGTAGAGCCTCCGCATGACGTCGAAGTACTCGGATATGTACCGCTCCGGCACCTCGCGCCACCGCTTGACGGAATCCGCGCCGAACTCCTCCCTAGCCCTATTTATTATCTTGTCGTCGATGTCGGTGAAGTTTACGACTAGCCTCACCTGGAGGCCCAAGCGCTCTAGATAGCGGCGGAACATGTCGAAGAACACGTAGACTCTGCCGTGCCCCACGTGCACCGAGTCGTAGGGGGTTATGCCGCAGACGTAGCCGGAGGCGATCCCAGGAGTCCTCACGGAGAACTGCTCCATTCTTTTAGTCGCAGTGTTGTATATCCTCAGAGGCAGGGTCTGCGACACCCCGACATGAGGTGTAGGTGGTGCCGGCTTTTTAAATAAAGCGCCGCCACCTTTAAGTACGCCTCCAAACGTCCACATGGTCGACACAACGATAGAGGAGGTAGCCGCTAGGCGGGTCTTGACGGGCAGAGGCGACCTAACGGTGGAGGTCGAGGTGTACACTGCAGACGGCTTCGGGAGGGCGGCGGCCCCCGCCGGGGCCTCCAAGGGGAGACACGAGGTGGCCTTCCTGCCCGAGGGCGGCATCGACGAGGCCCTCGCGGCCTTTGAGAGGCTGGTAGCGCCGGAGCTGGCGGGCCTCGACGCGGCGGAGCAGTACGCGGTGGATGGGAAGCTGGAGGAGGTCGACGGCACTGGCCGTTTCGAGAAGATAGGCGGGGCCGTCGCGGTGGCCACGTCCATGGCGGCCGCAAGGGCGGCAGCCAACACGTTGGGCATACCGCTCTTCAGACATCTGGGAGGCGCCGCGGCGAGGACGATCCCGCTGCCTCTGGGCAACGCAATAGGCGGAGGCAAACACAGCAGAGGCCTAGGCCCCGATCTGCAGGAGTTCCTCGTAATCCCGCTCAACCCGCCGGATGCGGCCGCCGCAGTGCTGGCCAACTTGGAGGTGCACAGAAGGGCCCTCAAGTACATAACCAAGGTGGATCCGCACTTCACTGGGGGCAAAAACGACGAGGGGGCCTGGACCCCCAGGGTCTCGGCAGAGACTGCGTTGAGGATACTGAAAGAGGCCGCCGCGGAGGTGTCCAAGGAGACGGGCGTGGAGATAGGGCTCGGCGTGGACGCGGCCGCGTCGAGCCTCTGGAACGGGGCCAAGTACGTATACCAGAACGAGGGCAAGGAGAGGACCCCGAGAGAGCAACTGGAGTACATGGCCAAGCTGTTGGACGAGTTCGGGCTGGTGTACCTCGAGGATCCCTTCCAGGAAGACGACTTCCAGTCCTTCGCTGAGCTGACCGATAGATATAGGGACAGGCTGATAGTCGGCGACGACCTCTACGTGACCAACGCGGCGAGGATAGAGGAGGGGGGCAAAATGAGGGCAACCACCGCCGTCTTGATCAAGCCAGACCAGACGGGGACTTTGACGAGGGCCGCCGAGGCCGTGAAGACGGCGCGGAGGTACGGCATGAAGGTGGTGGCCTCTCACAGATCGGGCGACACGGAGTACGACACGTTGGCCCACGTTGCGGTGGCCCTAGGCGCCGAGGTTATAAAGACGGGGATTGTCGGCGGCGAGAGGACGGCCAAGCTGAACGAGCTCATCAGGATAGGCGAATACCTAGGCAAGTGGGGCAGGATGGCGGCGATTAGGCCGTGAGGAGCCTGATAATCGCGCTGGCGGCCGCCGCGGCGGTCGCGATAGCCCTCTACGCGCTGGCGCCCTACCTGACTGGCGCCGGGACCCCTCAAGCGAGCCAGACGGCGCCGCCGGCGGGCTCGACGACCTCGGCGGGGGCGAGCACGGCCGCCTCGACATCCACGTCCAGCGCCTCGGCGTCCTCCACCACATCGGAGACGGTTGCAAGCACTACGAGCCAGCCCGCCGCACAGACGTCGACTACAGCCACGTTGACGTCCGCGCCGACGTTCGCCGGTGCGCCGAGGCCGAACATAACTTTGGTGCTGGAGACGGCCGTGGTCAACACGACCAGGTTGCCCGCCAACGCGACCCTCATATTTAGGGCTGAGAACCGCGGCGAGGCGCCCGGCGTGGTGTACGTCAACGGGACCGCCGTGAGGCTGAGGCCCGGCGAGGCCGCCGAGCTTAACTTCACCGTGGCCGTGAGCCGCGCGGGGGCCAACTACGTGTTGCTGTACATAAACGGGACGCCGGCCGTGTATAGGTTCACTACGTTGTACTACACGCCGGTCTTCGCGGCGGAGCCCGTGACGGTGAGGACGTACAGACTGCCTGCGTTGGTCGTAGTGAACGTGACGGTTAGGAACGTGGGCAACTACACCGGCTACTTCAACGGAGTCGCGGTGCCGCCTGGAGGGAACGCCACGGCGCAGGTGGAAATAAACGCGACGGCGGCGGGGACGTACTGGGTAAAGGCAGACGGAGTGCCCGTGGAGGTACACGTGGTGTATCTGGCCACCGGCTACTCCGTGGCTATATGGTCGCCGACCGTCGAGGCGGCCCCCGGCGAGCCCGTGCCGGTGGGCTTCTTGATCAAGAACACGGGCAACGCCACCGAGGCGCTTACGGTCAACGGAACGCTCTACGTGTTGAGGCCCGGCGAGAGCGTCTGGGCTAACTACACGGTCCCCGCCTACAGCCGCAGGCCCGTGGCGCTTATCGTCAACGGGACGACGTGGAGGTGGGCCCTCAACGTGAGCATCATAGCGGTGAATGCCCTTCTGAATATAGGCGGGGGCGTGTACAACCCCGCCCTCTCGCCCCAGATAGTCATATCATCGAGCCAAAGCGCCGTGCCCTACACGTGGATCATCTCCACCAACGCCACTGAGAGGGCCGTCGCTCTAGTGATCAACGGCACTGTGTATACCGTCCAGCCCGGGGGGCGGCTCCTCATCAACGGGACCTTGCAAGCGAGGCTCAACGACTGGAACACTGTGTCCGTCGTCGTAAACGGCACGGCCTACTCTATACAGGTATACGTCGAGCTGAAGCCCCCCACGCTCTATGTGGCCCAGATAACCGGCTTGTCGTTCACAGATAGGAGGACGTACATAGAGTACGCCAGCTGTAGCGGGACGCCCATAGGGTCGGTGCCATTCACGGCGACGGTCTACAGCATGAGCGGCTCCGTGACGTACTCGGGCAACACCATAACCTTCTCGGGCTCAATAACTGTATACATAGATATATTGGGCAAGACCATCACGGCTAGCTACAGCGGTAGCTCGACAAACGGGGTGGGGCAGGTGACGTCCACCATAGGCCACTACACCATAGCCGTGTCCTTCTCCGGCGGCACGGTAACCTCGGTGACCGTCAACGGCCAGCCGGTGAGCTGCGGCACGTCAATTATACCTATACCCGCCTTCATGTACCAGAAGCCGCCCACCGGGACTATAGACGCCGTGTCCTTCGCGTCCCGGATAGCCGACCTATTCGCGAAGGGAGGTAGCGACGCGATAGTCGACGCATACTACAACGGCCGCTACGTCGTGCTCGTCGACGCCAGCGGTAATACGATGACCTACAGCGGAGGCGCCATAAACGGGCCGTTGCAGGTGTCGATATACGGACAGATATCCGTATCATAATTTTGGACGCGAAAAGTTTAAATATACCCTCCACCACACGGTTATGCATAACCCCAAGACAACGGTATTCCTAATACTGGTAATCGGCCTAATAACAATAGGGATAGCCCACGCCCAAGGCTCGCAAGCGGGCGGCGGGCTCTACGCCCCCGGAGCGACCATAACCTACAACATAACATGGCAGATAAACACGGAATGCCCGGCATGTCAAGCACTCTACGGGAAACACCCGTGGGCTCCAGCCGCCAACCTAACTAACAGTTACTCCTGGGCCGCCGGCAAGCAGTTCACGCTGGTCATACGCGATCTGAATGAGACCACCTCCCTCACAAACATTGTCGTCAACGCCACGGCCAACAAGACGGGCTTCGTGACGTTCCAAGTCAAGGCCCCAGCCAGCCAAGTCAACATCTACACTAGGTGGGATATCGCTCTCCTAGTCAACTGGCACGGCTACTACTTCCTGCTCTTCGAAGTCCCCAACTTCAAAGGCACATTCGCAGACTTAATGGGCAACTTCACGGGCCAATACTACACGATACTTCCTAACGGCACAGTCATCAACAACTACTACTCGAGTTACCTTAACCTCACATTCCTTTGGCTGCACCAGTTCTATCTGGGCGTGTGGACCGCAGGCCAGCCCTACAACTTGACTCTGGTCGAGACGCTGTCAATAAACGGTACCCCTGTCTATACATGGACGTATAAGCCGCTGTCGAAACTGACAATACCTAACGGCACCGTCTTCGGGCCCATTACTTACCTCGGCACTTACGTGACCTCGCTAGGCACGGCGGGCCAGAACGTAAGTAGCTATCTGTCGCCGTCCAGCGTCTCCTACACGTTCAAGGTGGTTATGTCCATCTACAACCAGCAGACAGGGACGTACGTACAGCAGACATTGATAGAAAGCACTAACCACATCAACACATCGTATCCGGGCACGCCGCCAGCTCCGAACCAATTCTACGTCATCGCGACGTTGAACTACACAACTATGACCAACGCCTCCTCGGTCGACGCCACGTGCCAGCAGCTGGTCATATGGCCGTTGCCGCTCAGCACCTTGACTATCGGCATGCTCTACGACATAAAGGGCAACCCAATACTCAGCCCCGAGTACTTCACCTTTAAGATCCAGGAGAACATAGGCGGCTACCCGCTGACCATATCCCAGCAACAAGGCGGTTGGTCCACCGACATAACCGACGTCAGGTTCAGCTTCCTCCGCGCGCTCTGTGGCGGCGGGACCATATCCAGCTTTTCTGACCTGGTCAACTGCTTCAACACCCTCACCCGCACGAAGCTGATAAATGCGGTCTATAGCATATACAAGCACCCGACCCTCGCCTGGATAAGCGGCATCCGCATACTCACGGATCAGAGTGCTCAGCTGTCCTCGGTTAACCTCAGCCCCAGGCTGATAGTTGAATACTCATACCAAGCCATCCAGTACACTTCGTCCCAGCCGCAACCCACCAGCGGCTATATTGACGCCGTGGTTTTCCAAGCCCCGCTTAATGCAACCGGACTGGTTAATAAGACTGTTGACCTAACAGTCGCTATACTGCCCGTGCAGATACCGCTGTGGTGGCGCAACGGCATGGCTCTGCCCAACGGTCAGCCCTTCAATAACCCCGCGTTGGCTCAAGGCCTCACCTTTGTGTTCCAGGGCACCACGGCGTATTTGAATGAGACCGGCCAATACGCAGTCGTGGCCGACCCGTGGAGCAGTAGCGCCACCGGCACCAACCAGTTCAACACATTATACCTGTGGGCTCTCCCGCCGTATGAGTACGTGCCCATAACTCCCGGCGTCTACGCCGATCTGCTCACTTTGTTCAACGCCAGCGGCTATCTGCCCCTCCCGCCGCTGAACGCGATACTCGCTAAATCGGGCTCTACGTACTACATTAAGTACCTCAACTGGAGCCAAGCCGTTGCTCTAAGCAATCTCTTCAGCCAGTACGGCCTCTCCGTAGGCACGAACCAGTACACCTACAGCTTCAGAATATACGCCGGCTCTATACTGGTGGGCACTGCCAACGTCGTGGCGACGTATCCGTTGGTGTACCCTAACGGCACCATGGTGGAAACCCAGAGCAACGTGGCCAATACGCTCTACGCCCAGTACGGCCCTAAGGCGTACCCAGACGCCTACACGGTACAGGCAGTCTACTACAACGCCACCGCCACCCCCGGCGTGTACGGCCTACAAGCCCAGAAGCTAGGGTTCTACAACCTCGAGCACGCTATAAATATCGCGATCAACCTCAAGACGATGAACTTCCTGTTCAAGGACTTCTGCGGCAACGTGCCGTCTGTGGTCAACGGCACCATAAGCCTGACTGTCGTATACGGCGGCCAGAACATAACTCTGTCCCAGCTGCCCGTGGCGGCCGAGGTCCCCGTCACCATACCCGCGGCGGTCGACCAGTGGGGCGCTCCGCTGACCAATAAGGCGACTGCCTACGTTACGCTGAACTACTTCGGCTATAAGCTGTACGGCACCACCAACAACACGGCCTTGCCCACAAGCCCCGTGCCCATATCCGTGGCGCTGGCCAACGCCCCCTACTTCAAGCCCGTCGTGTATCTGCCCATAGCGCCGCAAGTCTTCCGCGTCATGGCCGCCGTCTGGACGGAGGAGGACCCAGTGGGCGGCCCCGCTAAGGAGGTGTATCTAGGCCCGCAGTACCCGTTGGTCGGCTTCGTGCTGGTGCCCACAAGCCTTGCGCCGGGCTATGTGGGTGTTAGGATGGGCGAGTCCATAAGCAACGCCTCGGGCTACGCCTACTTCGACGAGCTACCGCTGAACGTGACGTTCCGGATGACCGTCCGCACGATAATACCGCAGGTGGACATGTACTGGCCGTACACGGCGGCCCAGACGCTCTACGGCAACTCGTACGCCGACTACGCCCAGTGGCTGGGCCTCAACGCCACTAACTTCGTCTACACGTTGGGCACTAGAGATCGTATAGACGCCGGCATAGTCGCCAACAGCACCACCCTGAAGCTGACCACTTGGTGCGCCAAGCCGCAGACCTTTGAGGCTCAGGTGTACAACCCGGTGTTTAGGATATTCGACAAGACTGGCCAGCACCTGCTGTCCAGTCAGTTCATAGTGCCCGGCCCCTATCCCGGCGCTGCCCCGCCGATACTGGCCAACGTGACATTGGTGATAGCGGACGACCGCAGCCCGTACCTCTATGCATCTAGATGGTTCAACTTCACCGATGGGGACTTCAATGTCTTGACCGACTTCAGGCTTGTGGGCATGACCGGCATGCAGTCCATATGGCAGAGCATAGCCGCCAAGTATCTGAGCAAGGCGCAAGCCTTCGCCGGATGCACCGCGCCGCCGACCGGCAACTTATCCGACGTGGCCAACGCCCTGGCGTATGCGGCTATGGCCAGCTGGCTCGCCAACTCCTCCACCAACCTCTACTCCGCAGTCTTTACGTTGTACTCTGCGCAACCCAACAACAGCAAGCTGTCCGTCTGCAGCCTGACGCCGACTACCGTCGGCACCTACGACATAGCCCACCTGTTCCTGCCCGGCATGAGGCTACACGTGAGGGTGTGGTATATGGGCTATTTGGTGTACGACGGTTATGTCACGCTAACCAAGCCCACCGTCGACATAAGGGCCAGCGTCGTGCCGCTTAACGTCACCGCCTTCACTAAGGACATGAGGTTGCCTGTCAACGCGTACATAGGCTTCACGCTGGCCAACGGCTACTTCGGCTTTGCGTTCAATAGCCCATACTCTGGCGTCAACTTCAGCGACACCTATATACTGTACTCGCTGGTCGAGCCGTACGGCTTCCAGCCTCTATGGTTGAGTTCTATACTGACCAGCCTAACCGGCTACGGCACGCCTGCGCTGCACGATGACGCTGTCCAGTATAACTTCACTAGCAGATACGCCTACTACGGCGCTTATAAGACTGTCACCGCCGGCGCTGAGTTCGTCTACCTGCCCAACCTGTTCGTGTCGCGCAACCTGACCACGCCGGTATACCTCTACACTGTCAACGGCACCGGCTACGAGCACGCCGCCAGCTTCGACAGGTGGGTCAGCGTGAGCTACCCGCCGACTACCATACGCACTCACAACTACTTCGAGAGGAACACATTCCTAGATCTATTGATGGGCGGCTATAATTTACCCGTGCCGGCGCCGTTCAGTAGCCCGTCGACCGGCGTGTACACGACCAGCTTCGCCATCTACATGTATAACCCGTACAACTCAACCAACCTACTCAACTATAAGACGTTGAGGCTGTATCTGCCTTGGGGCAACGGCACTAAGGCCATAGTGACCGTGAAGGCGGTCAACGCCAGTAACGGAGCCAGCTACACCGCTACGTTCAACCTATCGAACTACTCCAACTTGACGCAGAACTTGTTGGCGTACGACATAATTCTGCGCAACATAGCGCTGAACCTAGTGCCCGGAAACGCCACGGCCGAGATAGTATTCACCATCACCGTTAACTACACCGCCGGGCCTACCACCTCGCTGTACAGCGTTCCGACAGCCACGCTGATAAACGGCCTCTACGCCTATGCGGCGTACGACAACACCACGGTGGCGACCGCCGCCGGCGCTAACGTCACTCTGCATTTCATAAACGTCATGTTGCCTGCCGACTCCAAGTACATACAGTGGGGCGGATTCGGCGCGCCCGTCACCTACATAGTGCCCGCTGGCCAGATTGCCCTGCTTCCCGAATACGCCGACGATGCGTACGTGTCGCTTGCCGGCTCCTACATAGCCAGGATATGGATAATAGCCGCCGGCTCTAAGGAGGCTCTCTGCACCTCCGGTCCCAACGTGCTGGGTCCGCTGACCGACAGCAAGGGCGCCTACATCACTGGCTACGACTTCTTCGGCAAGCGGTACCTCGTGGTGAACTACATACCCGCCTCGACTCCCGCCACCAAGTCGTCGGTGCCCGTCTACACCAACACCTACCTAGACGAGTTCTACGACGGCTCTGGCATGGTCGCCGGCCTCGGGTTCCCGATAGGCGGAACCAGCGCCTTCGCCATAGGCGCCTACCTCGGCAAGCCCGTCTGGGATGTCAGTGCGCTGTATGCCATGGGCGTGACCAGCCTGCAGTTGCCCACCACCGCGCTGGACTACCTGACTGTGTACAACAACGCCTCCTTCCCGATACTGGTATCCGGAGTGACCGTGTCGTGCGGCGGCTCCAGCTACACGATACCCATCAACGCCTCCACCGGCTACGTCTATGTGAATGTGTCCCAGCAGAAGTCGATACCGCTGAACGGCTACGGCTTCGGCAGATCCTACGCCGTGAACGCCTCGGGCCTCTGGAGCCTCGACGTCTACGCTCCGCAGTATGAGTACTCCGTCAAGGCCTACTACGGCGGCGTCGTCGACACGCTCAAGCACTTCATAAACGACATACCGATACAGGCGAACAGGACTCTGTCGCCCACCATAAAGGCCGAGCTGATGAATGCCTACCAGCTCGCCCAGCAGGCGTTGAACAACTACACGTTGCTGGTGAAGCTGTTCAACCTACAGCCGCTGAGCTCTACTTCCTACCCAGAAAAAGTGCTCTATGCCAGCTATGCCGATAGACCCAGGAACGGTTGGCAGTACACCTTCAATGTGGTGAGCGAGTCCGCGAAATACTGCACCGGATCGGTTGTCTACTACATAGCTAAATTGTTCAACGGCCTCTTCGCGATAGCTACCAACGTCTACAATGGTTCCGCCGTGATCTACTACGATAATAAATATGTTGTATTGCCTGTCAATAGCACCGTCTTGGCACAGCCACCTTCCGTGACCGTCCTGAATATAACCTATCTCAGTAGCGGCACGGTCGTCGTCTATCTATCTAACAGCACCACGCTGATCTACAACAACGTGTCCAAGGTCATATGGCCCGCCTACTTTGTCGAGGTTATATGGCCCCTTAACCTCGCCGGTAACTACTACCTAGCGGTCAGCTATAACTCAATAAGCATCCCCATCTGTAATTATAAGACTTCCACGACCGAGTGGACGGCCGGCACTTGGGGCACGTTGACCACCAACTCCAGCGACTACGACTTCAAGTACTTCTTCAACTTCCCCGAGCTACCGCTGAAGTACATACTGGACTGGAACGCCAGGCCGCTTGCTAACCAGACCGTGGTGCTGTTCGACAGGGCGACGCACCAGGTGTACGCAGTGATATTCACCACCAACACCGGCCAGCTGTTCTACGACCTGCCCAACATCGGCGCCATGGGTCTGAGCAACGACATCTACGTGAGCTGGTTCGACGGCTATCCGTTGATGGTGCTGACCGGCGATCCGGCCTACCTAGTGTGGGTCTACCAGCAGGACGTAGGCAACGACGTGTACCAGCTGGGCAACGCCGCCACGTCGGCTGAGATAAGGACCTACGTGTATCCCGCTACGCTGACCGTCAATGGCCCCAACGGCCAGCCGCTCGCTGGCGTGGTCGTGCAGGTGTTCGACGACGCTACTAAGGGCGCCATGTTCTACTTCATGAACACCACCAGTAGCGCCGGCTCCGTGACTGTCTACGACAAGCTGGTGTCCAGCTATCCGGGCGGCTTCCTGTCCCAGCTACCGTCGACGAACTTCGACTACAACATACTGTATCCGTACAGCTCCGGCACCGCCGCCGCTCCCGCCGACGGCGCTGTCTGGGTCCCCGTAGCCACCGGCACCTTCTCGATACAGCGCGGCGCCACCGTGCCCAGTAGCGGCTACTCCATAACCTCCACCGTGACCTTCGCCACGCAGATACCGCTGTCCCAGCCCGTCGGCGTCAGCGGCACCTTCTACATGCAGACTCCCAGCGGCACTGTAGCCATACCGTTCAAGACAGTGACCGTATCCGGTACATCCTACATAGTGCCGTCTCAGCCTATACCCACCAGCGTGAGCTACCCGCTACAGATGGAGATAGACACAGTGACAGTCAACGGAGTTCCGATAAAGCTCGCGACGCCGTTCAAGACAACGCTGACCACCACGTCTCTGCCGAGCTCTTTCGACCTTGCATCACTCGGCCTGCTGGCGCAGGTCACTGTGCAGGCCCAGGACGGCTTCGGGAAGCTTAGGACCGACTGGCCGATCACCGTCTCGCTGAACGGCCAGACCGTGGCGACCGGCAACGGTGTTGTGACTGCCTACCTACCGTTGAGCCAGTACGCCGGCGCCTACAACGTGACCGTGGCTACTACGGTCAAGACTCCCAGCGGCTCAGTCGTGGTCAACACCACTACGCTGACCGTCAGCGGGCCGACCACCTACGTAGTCAGCGTGCCGTCCGGCGTGATATCTGCTAGCGTAGTCGACGCCTTCGGCACCGCCCTCAGTAGCTCGCCTGTGCAGATAACCAACGTCGCTACCGGCACCGGCTCCGTTACCGCCGAGGTGCTAGCCGGCACCTACACCGTATCCGCCCAGGCCTTCGGCTACACGTGGAGCAAGACGGTCACCGTCTCTAGAGGACAGACCGCGACCGTGCAGATAGTGGTGCCCACCGCCAAGATCTCCGCCAGCGTAGTCGACCAGGCCATGGGCTCCGTCGGCCAGTGGCCCATACAGATAATAGGCCCCAGCGGCTCCGCGGTGGCCTCCGGCACCGGCTCAGTGACTGCCGAGGTCCTTGCCCAGGACAACACCGGCGCGCCGCTCCAGTACAACGTAGTGGCCGTGACGCCGTTCGGCACCTACTCCACCGGCTCGTTCACGCTGTCGCCTGGTCAGACCGCCACCAAGACCATAACCGTCCCGACCGCTGTGCTGCAGATATCCGCCGTCGACGACAACGGCTATCCCATCAACAACATGGTGTCGCAGGTAGACGTCTACTTCGCCAACGGCACTCTGTACAAGAGCTTCTCGTCCGCCCCTGTCAGCGTCGAGGTGTTGGCCGGCCAGCA of the Thermoproteus uzoniensis 768-20 genome contains:
- a CDS encoding carboxypeptidase-like regulatory domain-containing protein; amino-acid sequence: MHNPKTTVFLILVIGLITIGIAHAQGSQAGGGLYAPGATITYNITWQINTECPACQALYGKHPWAPAANLTNSYSWAAGKQFTLVIRDLNETTSLTNIVVNATANKTGFVTFQVKAPASQVNIYTRWDIALLVNWHGYYFLLFEVPNFKGTFADLMGNFTGQYYTILPNGTVINNYYSSYLNLTFLWLHQFYLGVWTAGQPYNLTLVETLSINGTPVYTWTYKPLSKLTIPNGTVFGPITYLGTYVTSLGTAGQNVSSYLSPSSVSYTFKVVMSIYNQQTGTYVQQTLIESTNHINTSYPGTPPAPNQFYVIATLNYTTMTNASSVDATCQQLVIWPLPLSTLTIGMLYDIKGNPILSPEYFTFKIQENIGGYPLTISQQQGGWSTDITDVRFSFLRALCGGGTISSFSDLVNCFNTLTRTKLINAVYSIYKHPTLAWISGIRILTDQSAQLSSVNLSPRLIVEYSYQAIQYTSSQPQPTSGYIDAVVFQAPLNATGLVNKTVDLTVAILPVQIPLWWRNGMALPNGQPFNNPALAQGLTFVFQGTTAYLNETGQYAVVADPWSSSATGTNQFNTLYLWALPPYEYVPITPGVYADLLTLFNASGYLPLPPLNAILAKSGSTYYIKYLNWSQAVALSNLFSQYGLSVGTNQYTYSFRIYAGSILVGTANVVATYPLVYPNGTMVETQSNVANTLYAQYGPKAYPDAYTVQAVYYNATATPGVYGLQAQKLGFYNLEHAINIAINLKTMNFLFKDFCGNVPSVVNGTISLTVVYGGQNITLSQLPVAAEVPVTIPAAVDQWGAPLTNKATAYVTLNYFGYKLYGTTNNTALPTSPVPISVALANAPYFKPVVYLPIAPQVFRVMAAVWTEEDPVGGPAKEVYLGPQYPLVGFVLVPTSLAPGYVGVRMGESISNASGYAYFDELPLNVTFRMTVRTIIPQVDMYWPYTAAQTLYGNSYADYAQWLGLNATNFVYTLGTRDRIDAGIVANSTTLKLTTWCAKPQTFEAQVYNPVFRIFDKTGQHLLSSQFIVPGPYPGAAPPILANVTLVIADDRSPYLYASRWFNFTDGDFNVLTDFRLVGMTGMQSIWQSIAAKYLSKAQAFAGCTAPPTGNLSDVANALAYAAMASWLANSSTNLYSAVFTLYSAQPNNSKLSVCSLTPTTVGTYDIAHLFLPGMRLHVRVWYMGYLVYDGYVTLTKPTVDIRASVVPLNVTAFTKDMRLPVNAYIGFTLANGYFGFAFNSPYSGVNFSDTYILYSLVEPYGFQPLWLSSILTSLTGYGTPALHDDAVQYNFTSRYAYYGAYKTVTAGAEFVYLPNLFVSRNLTTPVYLYTVNGTGYEHAASFDRWVSVSYPPTTIRTHNYFERNTFLDLLMGGYNLPVPAPFSSPSTGVYTTSFAIYMYNPYNSTNLLNYKTLRLYLPWGNGTKAIVTVKAVNASNGASYTATFNLSNYSNLTQNLLAYDIILRNIALNLVPGNATAEIVFTITVNYTAGPTTSLYSVPTATLINGLYAYAAYDNTTVATAAGANVTLHFINVMLPADSKYIQWGGFGAPVTYIVPAGQIALLPEYADDAYVSLAGSYIARIWIIAAGSKEALCTSGPNVLGPLTDSKGAYITGYDFFGKRYLVVNYIPASTPATKSSVPVYTNTYLDEFYDGSGMVAGLGFPIGGTSAFAIGAYLGKPVWDVSALYAMGVTSLQLPTTALDYLTVYNNASFPILVSGVTVSCGGSSYTIPINASTGYVYVNVSQQKSIPLNGYGFGRSYAVNASGLWSLDVYAPQYEYSVKAYYGGVVDTLKHFINDIPIQANRTLSPTIKAELMNAYQLAQQALNNYTLLVKLFNLQPLSSTSYPEKVLYASYADRPRNGWQYTFNVVSESAKYCTGSVVYYIAKLFNGLFAIATNVYNGSAVIYYDNKYVVLPVNSTVLAQPPSVTVLNITYLSSGTVVVYLSNSTTLIYNNVSKVIWPAYFVEVIWPLNLAGNYYLAVSYNSISIPICNYKTSTTEWTAGTWGTLTTNSSDYDFKYFFNFPELPLKYILDWNARPLANQTVVLFDRATHQVYAVIFTTNTGQLFYDLPNIGAMGLSNDIYVSWFDGYPLMVLTGDPAYLVWVYQQDVGNDVYQLGNAATSAEIRTYVYPATLTVNGPNGQPLAGVVVQVFDDATKGAMFYFMNTTSSAGSVTVYDKLVSSYPGGFLSQLPSTNFDYNILYPYSSGTAAAPADGAVWVPVATGTFSIQRGATVPSSGYSITSTVTFATQIPLSQPVGVSGTFYMQTPSGTVAIPFKTVTVSGTSYIVPSQPIPTSVSYPLQMEIDTVTVNGVPIKLATPFKTTLTTTSLPSSFDLASLGLLAQVTVQAQDGFGKLRTDWPITVSLNGQTVATGNGVVTAYLPLSQYAGAYNVTVATTVKTPSGSVVVNTTTLTVSGPTTYVVSVPSGVISASVVDAFGTALSSSPVQITNVATGTGSVTAEVLAGTYTVSAQAFGYTWSKTVTVSRGQTATVQIVVPTAKISASVVDQAMGSVGQWPIQIIGPSGSAVASGTGSVTAEVLAQDNTGAPLQYNVVAVTPFGTYSTGSFTLSPGQTATKTITVPTAVLQISAVDDNGYPINNMVSQVDVYFANGTLYKSFSSAPVSVEVLAGQQYTIKVTAQQNHVGTAQITPPAGQTVAIRVTVPGTAGITIGGVRIPISELVLWIVLVIVIVIIVAILLMEYSNWRRRRLMQILAPPK